ATGGAGAGTGCTTCGGTGAGGCCCTTCACCGCGTGCTTCGTCGCCGAATAGACGGCAATGCCCGGCATGCCATAGGTCGCCGATGACGAGGATGTGGTGAAGCAGAGCGAATTCTTCGTCGCTTTCAGAAGCGGCAGCGCCGCGTAGATGCCGTTCAGCACGCCGACGAAATTCACATTCACGACGGCCAGAATGTCTTCAAACGGCATCTGCTCGAAGAGCCCGCCGCGGCCGATGCCGGCATTGTTGAAGAGCAGGTCGAGCTTGCCGCCGGTCGCTTCGCCGAACCTTGCAACCGCTGCGTCGAACGCCTTCTTGTCCGTCACATCGAGCTTCGCGACGACGCAGTTCTCGGCGCCAAGCTCCTTTTCCAGCGCGGCCAGACCTTCGCCGTTCACATCATAGCCGCCGACAAACCAGCCTTTGCCCGCAAAGAGCCGCGCCGTTTCGAGCCCCATACCGGAAGCCGCGCCCGTGATGAAAATACTCTGCCGCCCGTTCGCTTGTCCCATGATCGTCTCCCGCTTTTTATGTTCTGGATTTTGTGGACCGTAGTCCACTTTTGCCACACGGGGAAGCGCGATCAGGAGGCCGTCAGGCTTTCGAAATCGAGGCCGACATCGAGACAGGGCGCGGAATGCGTAATCCAGCCACAGGAGATGAGATCGACGCCCGAGGCGGCGATGGCAGGCGCCGTAGCGGCTGTGATACGGCCAGATGCTTCCGCGACGGCGCGTCCGCCGATGCGGCGCACGGCTTCGGTGAGCATCTCCGGCGTCATGTTGTCGAGCAGCACCGCGTCCACACCCACGGCAAGCGCTTGATCGAGCTGGTCGAGTGTGTCCACCTCGACCTCGATCTTGACCATGTGGCCGCTCGCCGCCTTCGCGCGTGAGATCGCCGCTTCGATGCCGCCCGACATGGCGATGTGGTTGTCCTTGATGAGAACGGCATCGTCGAGGCCGAAGCGGTGGTTCATGCCGCCGCCGGCGCGCACGGCGTATTTTTCGAATATGCGAAGGCCTGGCGTCGTCTTGCGCGTGCAGCAGACATGCGCTTTCGTGCCTTCGATGGCACGGGCGATTTCGCGCGTCGAGGTCGCGATGCCCGACATATGGCCGAGGAAATTCAAAGCCACGCGCTCGCCCGTGAGAATGCCGCGCGCGGGCCCTTCGATGGCGGCGATGGTGTCGCCCGGCTCGACATCCGATCCATCGGCTTTCACCACCGCGACCTTGAGCGACGGATCCACTAGGCGGAAAGCCATGCGCGCGCAATCGAGCCCCGCAACACGGCCGGGCTGGCGCGCATTGATGAGCACGCGCGCCTTCGCCTCCGCCGGCACGGTTGCCTGCGTGGTGATGTCGCCCGCGCGGCCGAGATCTTCCGCCAGCGCGGCGCGCACGGCCGGCTCGATCATGAGGGCGGGCAGGGGCGTCAGCTGAAGCGTCATAGGCAAGCCTGTATCTCTGCCGCGCCGGCCGCGGGGGCTTCGGCGATGGCAGCATCCGCAATCCGTGCCGCTTCCTTCAGCGTGATGAACGTGCGGTGCCGCCAGGGCGCGCGTGGCGAGGCGAAGTCGCTCCGGTAGTGGCCGCCGCGGCTTTCCTCGCGCGCATAAGCGGCGGCGGTGACAAGCTTCGCCGTCGTCGCGATATTGCCGAAAAGGCTCGCCGGTCCCGCCGCGCGCTCAAGCCGCGCAATCTCCCCAAGCGCGAATGCAAGACCGCCCGCGTTGCGCTCGACGCCGACATGCGCCGTCATGATCTGGCGTAGCTGCGCCAGCATCGGCGCGTCGGGTATCGCAGCCGATGCGAGAACCGGGGGCGCGACATGCGCGCCCGCGCGTGCGCCGGGAACGCAGCCGTCGATGTCGGTGGCGATGCGTGCGCCGAAGACGATGGCTTCGAGAAGCGAATTGCTCGCGAGCCTGTTCGCGCCATGCATGCCGGTCGAGGCGACTTCGCCACAGGCCCACAGCCCCTCGATGCTGCTGCGCCCGCGCGCATCCACATGGATGCCGCCCATGTGGTAATGCGCGGCCGGTGCAACGGGGATGGGCTGGCGCGCCGGGTCGATGCCGAGCGACATGCAGGTCTCATAAACGGTAGGGAAGGTTGCCGCAAATTTCTCGCCGAGTGCCGCGCGTGCATCGAGAAAGGCACCGCGCCCCGCCTCGATCTCGCGAAAGATCGCGCGCGCCACGATATCGCGCGGCGCGAGTTCGGCGTCGGCATGAATAGAAGGCATGAAACGTCGGCCCATATTATCGATCAGGATTGCGCCCTCGCCACGTAGCGCTTCCGTGACCAGGGGCGCCGGATCGCGCGTGGAAGCAATAGCGGTCGGATGGAACTGCACGAATTCCGGGTCTGCGATCAGCGCGCCCGCGCGCGCCGCCATGGCAACGCCTTCGCCGCGTGCCTGCGGCGGATTGGTCGTGACGGCAAAGAGCTGGCCAACGCCGCCACTGGCGAGCACCACGGCACGCGCCTTGATGAACAGCGGTTGCGGCGCGGTCGCGGCATGAGCAGGCCGCGCGAAAACGCCGGCGGCACGCCCGTTTTCTATGGCGAGCTCATAGGCTGACAATCCTTCCATCACGCGAATGGAGGGCGTGGCGCGCACGGCGGCAACAAGCGCCTGCATGATCGCCTTGCCCGCCTGGTCGCCCTTCACGCGGACGATGCGGCGATGGCTGTGCGCAGCCTCCCGCCCCGCCGAGAGCTTGCCCTCTATGTCGCGGTCGAAGGGGACACCGAGCTTCAGCAAATCCTCGATGCGAAGCGCCGCCTCCCGCGCGATGGAAAGCGCGGCTTCCTCGTCCACCGTGCCGGCACCTGCCGCGATCGTGTCTGCGGCATGGGCTTCGGCCGTATCGCCCGGCTCTATGGCCGCCGCGATGCCACCCTGCGCCCAGGCGCTTGACGCGCCGTCGCCTATGGGCGCGCCCGCGAGAACGGTGACGGGGCGGGGACTGAGTTTCAATGCCGTGAAGAGGCCCGCAAGTCCCGCGCCGACGATCAGAACGTCGCCGGCATCGACGATGTTGCCCTGCGCCATGATGGCGTCTCCTGTGCGATCCGCGGCCTAGTTGCCGAGATTGATCATCCGCTCGACCGCCGCCCGCGCCCGTACCGCGACGGCGGGATCAACGGTCACTTCCTCGCGCATATAGACGAGGCTTTCGAGAATGTTCTTCAGCGAAATCCGCTTCATATGCGGGCAGAGATTGCAGGGCCGCACGAACTCGACATTTGGATTTTCCACCGCCACGTTGTCGCTCATGGAACATTCCGTCACCATGACGACGCGCTTCGGCTGGTTTTGCTTCACCCAGTTGATCATGCCGGAGGTGGAGCCGGAGAAATCGGCTTCAGCCACGACTTCCGGCGGGCATTCGGGATGCGCGATGATGACGATGTTCGGATCGTCGCGGCGATAGGCACGCAGTTCCTCCGCCGTGAAGCGCTCATGCACTTCGCAATGACCCTTCCAGGTGAGGATTTTCACATTCGTCTGCTTGGCGATGTTCTTCGCCAGGAACTCGTCCGGAATGCAGAGCACGCGGTCGACGCCGAAGCTCTCGACGATCTGCAGCGCGTTGGATGAGGTGCAGCAGATGTCGCTTTCCGCCTTCACGTCAGCGGAGGTATTCACATAAGTGACGACCGGCACGCCGGGATAAGTCTCGCGCAGCAGCCGCACATCGGCGCCGGTGATCGAGTCGGCAAGCGAGCAGCCAGCCTTCACATCGGGAATGAGAACGGTCTTCTGCGGATTGAGCAGCTTCGATGTCTCGGCCATGAAGTGCACGCCGCACTGGACGATGACATCGGCATCGACCTTCGCCGCTTCCTTGGCGAGCTGCAGGCTGTCGCCGGCAATGTCGGCGACGCAATGAAAGATTTCCGGCGTCTGGTAATTATGCGCGAGCACAACGGCGTCGCGCTCTTTCTTCAGCCGGTTGATGGCATGGATATAGGGCGCGAAGAACGGCCACTCGACCGAGGGAATGACGCTTTTCACCTTCTCGTAAAGCGGCGCCATCTCCTTCGCGAGGCCGGGCGTATATTCAAGCTCGGGCATTTCCAGCGGCTTGAACCTGCGCGCTGCCGCGGGCGTTGCGCTGCCCGTCTTGTGCTGCATGCTACCTGCGAGGGCCATGATGACCTCCCTGTTCGCTGCCCATATATACTCACAGTGAGTATATATAAGGGATCAAAAACACCGGCACCGAGAAAGGGGCCGGGCTCCATTGATAGATATGCTACGCTTGAGCATTATCAAGCGTCAACAAGGAATATCCGGCTGTTTCCACCTTGGCTGTTCAAAAGGGAACAGGCCAGAAAGGTCAATGTTTTCCTGTAGTTGAATAGAGGTAGCCGCCAAGGGCGCCAAGCGCGATATTGGCAACGAGTATGGCAGCCGTGAACGCCGTGGCGGGAACGAGAAAAGTCATGGCGATTAGACCCCACACCACGTTGAGGAAGGGCGACAGGGCGCCATGCAGAACGGGCTGCGCCGGGGCGAGCCGCGCCGCCAGATAGCCCGCCGCAACCGGCGCCGCGAGCGCCAGCATCGAGAACCACGACTGCTCGAAATCAGCCGCGGTTCCACCGCTGAACAGCAGCGGATAGAGCGCGCCCAGCACCATGATGAGAACGAGCATCAGCACGAAGCCGAAGATCGAGCTGATGAGAATTGCCTTGATTGAAATGCCGTTCATGGCCGCTCCCGATAATCAGCTATTTGCCCGGCTGCGCGAAGGCGCAAGCCTGAGGCCCGGCGCGGGGCGCTCGTTCAGCACCTCGCGGCGGAAACGGAATTGCTCGGCGGGCCGCCCGCCCGTCCGCGTCGACATGCGCCCTGTTCGTTCCACAAGGCCGGCATTTTCGACCAGCCGCCGGAAGTTCTGCTTGTGGACATGAAGGCCCAGAAGCGCCTCCACGGTCTTCTGCAGTTCATAAAGCGTGAAAGCCGGTGGCATCAGCTCGAAGGCAACGGGCCTGTATTTGATTTTTGCACGCAGCCTGCTCATCGCGGTCGCGAGAATGCGCCGATGGTCGAACTGCATAGGCCGTCCAAGCTGCGGCGCCTGTCCGTTGAGAAGTTTCTGCGCATTAGGGCGTTCGTCCCGCGCCGCTTCGAGCAGAAGGCCCGCGCTGTAGAGAAGTTCGTAACGCTCCAGCGCTTTCTCATCGTCCCACGGCACGCCGTCGACGCCGAAGCAGAGCCGCATCCGGTCGCGCCGCTTGCCGCGTGCGAGTTCTTCGGAAGAGGCTTCGTTTTGCCGTCCGGCCCATTCCCGAAGAAGCGGCACGATCACCTGGTCGATGATAGGCGGCTTTCCGTTGCGCCAGTCTTCCCATGGGAAGTGCTGATACCAGTCTCGCCACGCCGCGCCTTTCAGCGTTTCGTCATGGCTCCGCGTCAATGCGAGATAGCCGACCGAAACCACATGCTCCCCCGGCGCTTCCACTTCCAGCGAATGCCGCCCCCGATCGCCGAACGTGTAGAGTTGTTCGACATAGCCGAGATCGAGGCTCGTCTGTTCCTGCACCCATGAGCGCAGGCCGATTTCCAGCGTGCGATGCTGCGTCGGATTGAACGGCCCGAAAGGCAGCGCATCCCAGCCGCTCGCGCCATCCGTTTCACTATGCGGCACGACGAGAATTTTCGGTTCGTCGTCCGAGACGGTGACGATGGCAGCGTTGAGGCCAATAACGACGGACTTGTCCGCGCGCATCGCTGCCTCGGCGTTGGATTGTACGGAAGGCTTCGCCCGCGCCTTGGTCATTCTGTCCTCAGCGGCTTCGCGGGAAGCGGGCTGTCGAAAGGTCATCAGCGGGGCGCAGTGGGATCGCGAAAAGTTCGCCTTCCCAACAGGCGCGTCCCGGTCCGAGCGCCTCCACGGCCGCCGACATGCGTCCCTCGCGGGCGAGCAGTTCATCCGCCAGCTTGACCATCAGCCGGTTGGGGTGTGCGTGGGAACCGCAACTGCGCACAAGCTGCGCGAGTTCGTCCTCGGGGTGTTCTTCGTTCAATGCGCAAAGCGTGATGAAGGCGGCAGCCGTGGACCGGCTGATCCCGGCCCAACAGTGAACCAGCAGGGGCTGGCGCTGGTCCCACCCGCGCACGAAATCGATCAGCGCGGACACATGCTCGGTGCCCGGCGGCACGAGATCGTCGATCGCTTCCGCGATGTCGTTGATGCCGATCCGCAGGTGCCGGTCGGGCAGGATGCCCTCCGGCGTACCGATCATCGTTTCGGGGTCGAGCAGGCTCACGAGATGCGAGGGCCGCACTTCGCGGATCGCATCCTCGACCGCACTGAGGGGGCTTACATAGATCATCTGTTGCTCGTCATCGGCTGGGTTATGCCGGAATCGATCATATTTCCCTGATAGCACAGATTTGTGCAAAGCTAGGCCAAAATCCAGATTTGACAGCACTTTATCCTTTCAATCCCGGTCAAATAGGTTGTCAGATAGGCTCAAGCTCGAATGCGGGATGTGGGGGGAATATGAAGCGCATAATTATGACACTCGCCGCTTTGACGGTGGCGGGCGGCCTGGTCACGGAGGTTCGGGCCGAGACGCGGGATTTCACCGTCGATGTTTCCGACTACGCAGCCGAGCGCGAGCTGGAGATCGATGTGGAACTGTCTCTTCCCGCCGGGCGGAAGACCTGGCCGGTCGTCTTCGTGCTGCATGGTTGCGATGGCATAACCCGGTTTTCAGCGCCTACGCTGAAAAAGCGGGCGGCGTTTTACAGGGACCGTGGTTTCGCTACCGTCATACTCGATAGCTGGCGCCCGCGCGGGATCGACAATGTGTGCACGCCCGGCGCCGCCGACACCGCCCTTTATCTCGATCCGGTAAACCGCATCTCCGACATCGAGGCCGTCACTTCTCACATCGCGACGCTTGACGGCTTCGACGGCCGGATTGTGGTGGATGGATTGAGCCATGGCGGATGGACGGCGCTCAGCATCCTGTCGTCTCCGGGCGATGAACCGCTTCAGGCCGAGGTCGCCGGTATCGTCGTCTGGTATCCGCCATGCGGCATCGTGGACGCTACGCATCGGACACCGACGCTGATCTTCTCGGGCGGAAAGGACGCACACCCGGCAATCAATCCGCAGGCTTGCGTCGAAGAAGGAGAGCGTTACGGCTGGGTTGAAACCGTTCTCTTCAAGAATGCCACCCACGCCTTCGACTATTCCTATACCGGCCCGTCCGGCGGCCCCTCGGGCTTCATCCGCCACGATGCGCAGGCGACGCATGAAGCCTATCTCCGGCTGGAGGACTGGCTGAAAGAACAAGGCCTGCCGTAAAGGTCAGCTCTCCGTCAGTTCGGCGAACCGCGCCAGAAAGCGCGCCTGAGCTTTCTTCGTCGGCAGCGGCGAGAGCGCGATCGGCGTAAGCCCGCGCGGGCGGCCAAAAATTTGCGCGGCTTCAGCGTCGGAAAATCCGGCGATCTGGGTTGCCTCGAAGAAGGCCGATGCCTTGTCGGCCCGCTTGATCGTCTCCTCAACAGTCTGCGGCAATTCGGCGGGCAGGCCGAAACGCATATGGATCGCGGCGGCGAGCCGGTGCTCGAACGCCTTGTAGTCGATCCCGAGCGCCGCCTTGAACGGGCTGATCATATCGCCCACCACATACTCCGGCGCATCATGTAGCAGCGCCGCAAGCCGCCACTTCACCGGCCAGCCGGGCCGGAACCGGACGCAGATATCGTCCACCAGCACGCAATGCTCGGCAACGGTGAAGGCATGGTCGCCCTTCGTCTGTCCGTTCCACCGCGCCACTCGCGCAAGTCCATGCGCGATATCCTCGATCTCCACATCGAGAGGCGAGGGATCGAGCAGGTCGAGCCGCCGCCCGCTCAGCATACGTTGCCAGGCGCGGGGTTTGGGGGTGCTGTCGCGTTTCTTGTCGGACGGAGCCATGGATTGCCCGATGTGAAGTTGAACGCGCAACTTAGGCGGCGGGTGAAAGCTTGTCACCCGGCTGATCCGTCGCAGGGCGGAGTGTTTGCCCCGGACAGCAGCGCAGCCTAAAGTCATGGGAAGAAACGCCTGCGGCATGCCGCTGAAACAGGAGGAACATGGCTGTCGAACCCATTCCCGCGGAGATGCTGTATCGCGCCTGCGACGTGAGCCAGTTCGCGTTCGAGAACACGGCGGAGCTGGGCGAGCATGCGGGTCTTGTCGGCCAGGAGCGCGTGCTTGATGCCTTGCGCTTCGGCACCGGCATTCGCCGTCAGGGCTACAACATCTTCGTTTTGGGGCAGAACGGCGCCGGCAAGCATGAGGCGGTACTGCGCTTCCTTTCCGGCATCGCGCTCAAGGAGCGCGCGCCCTCCGACTGGGTCTATGTCAACAATTTCAGGACGCCCCACAAGCCTGTCGCCCTCGAGCTTGGCGCCGGTACCGGCCGCGCGCTGAAAGAGGGCATGGCCCGTCTCGTCGATGATCTCAAGGTCACCATCCCCTCGATCATCGAGAGCGAGGAATATCAGAACCGGCGCCAGTCCATCGACGAGGAATATCAGGAAAAGCAGGAACACGCCTTCGAGGAGCTGCGCGCCAAGGCCGAGGTGCAGGAAATTGCGTTGCTGCGCACACCCGCCGGCTTTGCGCTCGCGCCTGTGCAAGACGGCAATGTGTTGAAGCCGGACGAGTTCAACAAACTCCCCGAGCAGGAGCGCAAACGGATCGAAAGTGTCATCGAAACGTTGCAGAAGGAACTTGCCGAAATCATCGAGCATGTGCCGGGTTGGGAAAAGGAACATCGTCAGCGAGTTCGCGCGCTCAACCGCGAAGTCGCCGAACGCGAGGTGAAGCGCGCCATGCGCGAAGTGCGCGCGCTCTTCGAGGGCATGACGGCGGTCGCCGCCTGGCTCACGGCGGTGATGGGCGATCTCGTTGAGAATATCGGCATGTTCGCAAGCGGCGGCGATGCGGTGCCGGAGCAGCAGCGCGCGATCGTCACCATGCAGGCTGCAATGCAGGGGCGCGGTCCCGACCTTGGCGCGAGCGACCCCTTCCGCCGTTACGAGGTCAACATCGTCGTCGACAACAGCAATGAAGCCCGCAAGAGCGGCTCCTCCAAATGGCGCGCGCAGGATATTGCCGATGCGGGCGGTTATATCGGTGGCGGCGCACCGATCATTTATGAAGACCATCCCACGATGGCGAACCTGCTCGGCCGCGTCGAGCACATGCCGCAAATGGGCGCGCTCGTCACCGATTTCACACTCATCAAGCCGGGCTCGCTTCACCGCGCGAATGGCGGCTATCTCCTTGTCGATGCGCTGAAGCTTCTGCGGGAGCCGCTTGCCTGGGAAGCGTTGAAGCGCGCCATCCGCCGCCGCAAAGTGGTAATCGAAAGTGCCGGCGAATATATGAGCCTCATCAGCACCGTGACCCTGGAGCCGGATCCGATCCCGCTCGACATCAAGATCATCCTTTTCGGCGATCGTTATCTCTATTACGTGCTGAGTAACAACGATCCCGACTTCGGCGAGCTTTTCAAGGTCGCCGCCGACTTCGAGGACGAGATCGATCGCGAGCCAGAGAACGACCTGCTCTATGCCTGCTTGCTCGCCAGCACCTGCCGCGATGAAGGACTGTTGCCGCTCGACCGTTCCGGCGTCGGCCGCGTCATCGAGCGGTCGTCGCGGCAGGCGGAAGATGCCGAAAAACTTTCCACCGTCATGCGTCCCATCGTCGATCTTCTCTGCGAGGCCGACCATATCGCGCGCAGCGAAGCCGCGACCGCAATTTCGGCGCATCACGTCGATGAAGCCGTGGATGCGCAGATCGCGCGCGCCGACCGTTTGCGCGAGCGCAGCCTCGAGATGATCACGCGCGACATCGTCATGATCGACACCGAGGGCGAGCGTGTCGGCCAAGTGAACGGTCTTTCGGTCCTCTCCATGGGCAGCGTCTCCTTCGGCCGCCCGAGCCGCATCACGGCGCGGGTCCGCATGGGCCTCGGCAGCGCCCGCGTCATCGACATCGAGCGCGAGGTGGCGCTGGGCGGGCCGATACACACCAAGGGCGTGCTCATCCTCTCCGGCTACATCTCGGGTCAGTTCCTTCCCGCCATCCCGCTCTCCATGAGCGCCAGCGTCGTCTTCGAGCAGTCTTATGGCGGCATAGACGGCGACAGCGCCTCTTCCGCGGAGCTCTATGCGCTTATCTCCGCGCTTGCCGAAGCACCCATCGCGCAAGGCCTTGCCGTCACAGGCTCCGTCAATCAGCTCGGCGAAGTGCAGGCGATCGGAGGTGTAAACGACAAGATCGAAGGCTTCTTCGATATCTGCATGCGCCGCGGTCTTACCGGCGATCAGGGCGTGCTGATCCCGGCTTCCAATGTGAAACATCTCATGCTCCGCCAGGACGTGGTGGATGCGGTGGAGCGCGGCATGTTCGCGATCTATCCCGTCGAACACGTGGAGGAGGGCGTCGAGCTGCTGATGAGCGCGCCCGCGGGTATTCGTGGTGCGGACGGGCATTTCCCCGCCGGCAGCATCTATGCGCGCGCCGAGCAAAGGCTCGCGGCCTTCGCGGACAACCAGATACGCTTCGCCCAGCGGCCGGATGACAATACGCCCGGCAGGAAGGGGGCGTGATGGCGGCATCGGGACCTTCCAAAAGCACAATGCCGCAGGAAGCCGAAGCACCGCAGGCCCGCGTCGTCATCGGCCTCGACACGTCGCTTGTCGCGCGCGAGGCGCTGTCTCTCGCCGCGCGGCTCGCCGCCTCGGTCGATGCGCGGCTGAAGGGCGTCTTCGTCGAGGATGAGAACCTGTTGACGATGGCGGATCTTCCCTTTGCCCGTGAGATTTCCTTTTCCGGCGAGGTGCGGAGCGTCGATCCTGAACGCATGCTTCGCGCCATGAAGGCGCAGGCCGAAAGCGCACGGCGAATGCTCGCGCGCATCGCCGCCGAAGCGCATGTCGATTGGAGCTTCGACGTCCGCCGCGGTCGTCCGCTCGCTTCGCTTGCCGCCGGCGCCGGTGCTTCCGATACGCTTGTTCTGCGCTCGCATGGCGCTACCTCTCTTGAGGTTGGCCGTGCTGTCCGCGCGGCCACGCGTGACGCGCATGCGGATGTGCTGCTTGTCGGGCGCGGCGTCGGCGTCAGGGCCTCGCTTGCCGATACGCCGCCGGTCCCGCGCCTGCAGGCCGTCATGCCGGGCCGCCCTCTCATCTCCGTGGATGAAGGCTCAAGCATCGGCGAAAGCTGCAGCGCCTTCGCCGAAAGGCTGGCCCAGCGGATTGGCGCTCCCTTCCGCCGTTTCGCGGCCAAGGGAAAGTCGCCCGCCGACCTCGCAGAGGGCGCGCGCGGCAGCGGCGCCGGGTTGATCGTGGTCAATGCGGCCTGGCTCGGCGATGATGACGATGCCGCTCGCCTTTCCGCGGCTGCGGGATGTCCGGTTCTTATTCTGG
Above is a window of Parvibaculum lavamentivorans DS-1 DNA encoding:
- a CDS encoding NUDIX hydrolase — translated: MTKARAKPSVQSNAEAAMRADKSVVIGLNAAIVTVSDDEPKILVVPHSETDGASGWDALPFGPFNPTQHRTLEIGLRSWVQEQTSLDLGYVEQLYTFGDRGRHSLEVEAPGEHVVSVGYLALTRSHDETLKGAAWRDWYQHFPWEDWRNGKPPIIDQVIVPLLREWAGRQNEASSEELARGKRRDRMRLCFGVDGVPWDDEKALERYELLYSAGLLLEAARDERPNAQKLLNGQAPQLGRPMQFDHRRILATAMSRLRAKIKYRPVAFELMPPAFTLYELQKTVEALLGLHVHKQNFRRLVENAGLVERTGRMSTRTGGRPAEQFRFRREVLNERPAPGLRLAPSRSRANS
- the nadC gene encoding carboxylating nicotinate-nucleotide diphosphorylase codes for the protein MTLQLTPLPALMIEPAVRAALAEDLGRAGDITTQATVPAEAKARVLINARQPGRVAGLDCARMAFRLVDPSLKVAVVKADGSDVEPGDTIAAIEGPARGILTGERVALNFLGHMSGIATSTREIARAIEGTKAHVCCTRKTTPGLRIFEKYAVRAGGGMNHRFGLDDAVLIKDNHIAMSGGIEAAISRAKAASGHMVKIEVEVDTLDQLDQALAVGVDAVLLDNMTPEMLTEAVRRIGGRAVAEASGRITAATAPAIAASGVDLISCGWITHSAPCLDVGLDFESLTAS
- a CDS encoding SDR family oxidoreductase, giving the protein MGQANGRQSIFITGAASGMGLETARLFAGKGWFVGGYDVNGEGLAALEKELGAENCVVAKLDVTDKKAFDAAVARFGEATGGKLDLLFNNAGIGRGGLFEQMPFEDILAVVNVNFVGVLNGIYAALPLLKATKNSLCFTTSSSSATYGMPGIAVYSATKHAVKGLTEALSIEFRLIGVRAADVLPGLIDTPILPEGAAANAPKEGMFRAIPPVEVAKVVWEAYGSDKLHWFVPPELVELDKAAGNAPETTRQQIAMSGPLAPLFKQMEADAAKG
- a CDS encoding dienelactone hydrolase family protein, which translates into the protein MKRIIMTLAALTVAGGLVTEVRAETRDFTVDVSDYAAERELEIDVELSLPAGRKTWPVVFVLHGCDGITRFSAPTLKKRAAFYRDRGFATVILDSWRPRGIDNVCTPGAADTALYLDPVNRISDIEAVTSHIATLDGFDGRIVVDGLSHGGWTALSILSSPGDEPLQAEVAGIVVWYPPCGIVDATHRTPTLIFSGGKDAHPAINPQACVEEGERYGWVETVLFKNATHAFDYSYTGPSGGPSGFIRHDAQATHEAYLRLEDWLKEQGLP
- the nadA gene encoding quinolinate synthase NadA is translated as MALAGSMQHKTGSATPAAARRFKPLEMPELEYTPGLAKEMAPLYEKVKSVIPSVEWPFFAPYIHAINRLKKERDAVVLAHNYQTPEIFHCVADIAGDSLQLAKEAAKVDADVIVQCGVHFMAETSKLLNPQKTVLIPDVKAGCSLADSITGADVRLLRETYPGVPVVTYVNTSADVKAESDICCTSSNALQIVESFGVDRVLCIPDEFLAKNIAKQTNVKILTWKGHCEVHERFTAEELRAYRRDDPNIVIIAHPECPPEVVAEADFSGSTSGMINWVKQNQPKRVVMVTECSMSDNVAVENPNVEFVRPCNLCPHMKRISLKNILESLVYMREEVTVDPAVAVRARAAVERMINLGN
- a CDS encoding Lon protease family protein, with product MAVEPIPAEMLYRACDVSQFAFENTAELGEHAGLVGQERVLDALRFGTGIRRQGYNIFVLGQNGAGKHEAVLRFLSGIALKERAPSDWVYVNNFRTPHKPVALELGAGTGRALKEGMARLVDDLKVTIPSIIESEEYQNRRQSIDEEYQEKQEHAFEELRAKAEVQEIALLRTPAGFALAPVQDGNVLKPDEFNKLPEQERKRIESVIETLQKELAEIIEHVPGWEKEHRQRVRALNREVAEREVKRAMREVRALFEGMTAVAAWLTAVMGDLVENIGMFASGGDAVPEQQRAIVTMQAAMQGRGPDLGASDPFRRYEVNIVVDNSNEARKSGSSKWRAQDIADAGGYIGGGAPIIYEDHPTMANLLGRVEHMPQMGALVTDFTLIKPGSLHRANGGYLLVDALKLLREPLAWEALKRAIRRRKVVIESAGEYMSLISTVTLEPDPIPLDIKIILFGDRYLYYVLSNNDPDFGELFKVAADFEDEIDREPENDLLYACLLASTCRDEGLLPLDRSGVGRVIERSSRQAEDAEKLSTVMRPIVDLLCEADHIARSEAATAISAHHVDEAVDAQIARADRLRERSLEMITRDIVMIDTEGERVGQVNGLSVLSMGSVSFGRPSRITARVRMGLGSARVIDIEREVALGGPIHTKGVLILSGYISGQFLPAIPLSMSASVVFEQSYGGIDGDSASSAELYALISALAEAPIAQGLAVTGSVNQLGEVQAIGGVNDKIEGFFDICMRRGLTGDQGVLIPASNVKHLMLRQDVVDAVERGMFAIYPVEHVEEGVELLMSAPAGIRGADGHFPAGSIYARAEQRLAAFADNQIRFAQRPDDNTPGRKGA
- a CDS encoding HD domain-containing protein, encoding MAPSDKKRDSTPKPRAWQRMLSGRRLDLLDPSPLDVEIEDIAHGLARVARWNGQTKGDHAFTVAEHCVLVDDICVRFRPGWPVKWRLAALLHDAPEYVVGDMISPFKAALGIDYKAFEHRLAAAIHMRFGLPAELPQTVEETIKRADKASAFFEATQIAGFSDAEAAQIFGRPRGLTPIALSPLPTKKAQARFLARFAELTES
- a CDS encoding tyrosine phosphatase family protein, with product MIYVSPLSAVEDAIREVRPSHLVSLLDPETMIGTPEGILPDRHLRIGINDIAEAIDDLVPPGTEHVSALIDFVRGWDQRQPLLVHCWAGISRSTAAAFITLCALNEEHPEDELAQLVRSCGSHAHPNRLMVKLADELLAREGRMSAAVEALGPGRACWEGELFAIPLRPADDLSTARFPRSR
- a CDS encoding L-aspartate oxidase; amino-acid sequence: MAQGNIVDAGDVLIVGAGLAGLFTALKLSPRPVTVLAGAPIGDGASSAWAQGGIAAAIEPGDTAEAHAADTIAAGAGTVDEEAALSIAREAALRIEDLLKLGVPFDRDIEGKLSAGREAAHSHRRIVRVKGDQAGKAIMQALVAAVRATPSIRVMEGLSAYELAIENGRAAGVFARPAHAATAPQPLFIKARAVVLASGGVGQLFAVTTNPPQARGEGVAMAARAGALIADPEFVQFHPTAIASTRDPAPLVTEALRGEGAILIDNMGRRFMPSIHADAELAPRDIVARAIFREIEAGRGAFLDARAALGEKFAATFPTVYETCMSLGIDPARQPIPVAPAAHYHMGGIHVDARGRSSIEGLWACGEVASTGMHGANRLASNSLLEAIVFGARIATDIDGCVPGARAGAHVAPPVLASAAIPDAPMLAQLRQIMTAHVGVERNAGGLAFALGEIARLERAAGPASLFGNIATTAKLVTAAAYAREESRGGHYRSDFASPRAPWRHRTFITLKEAARIADAAIAEAPAAGAAEIQACL